The proteins below come from a single bacterium genomic window:
- a CDS encoding efflux RND transporter permease subunit, translated as MFNKIISWSLGHKFAVLVLAGLMAATGLWSIATMKVDILPDINKPTVAVFAESPGMAAEDVERLILNPLESALAGAPGVERMRSNASFAQATVNLEFAWGSDTLRNRQVVQERLNQAILPEGVKPVLGPSTSLLGEIIWVGINAPDNNITPMELRTLADWTIRPVLLKTPGVASVLVMGGDVREWQINLNAERLRRYELMFDDVRRNIVNALTNKSGGLITEDAKEYSIRILTAPENAADLADISIGRNMMDGRPIRLGDIASVVEGASPIRGSGAIDGRAGVILRVIRQPDAQTLAVTDAIDKAFTSLAPSLPEGIKLHPNLFRQENFIRAGLRNVEGALRDGTIFVILVLIIFLMNVRMTLITLTAIPLSILATAIVFKAFGFSVNVMTLGGVAVAVGELVDDAIVDVENIFRRLRLWMHGGKKESREQVVLHASQEVRNSIVYATILVAVVFLPIFFMPGIEGRLLIALGSAYLVSLFASMMVSLTVTPVLSALLLNDGSLYRHKQETRVVQKIKECIAPWIHWCIRNIKILVTATIAALVLTAGMYFFAGKEGIPPFNEGSMVAMVFLPPGTALSTTNAYMVKLEHALLQVKGVRQVSNIAGRAPADPHGGSANSSEMQIALEAGYEHERELMMREIQTVLDRFGNADFSLGQPITHRVEMILSGVRAPIVVKIFGDDPAAMERAGKLVVAELGKQPGIANARIQQNTVVPEFRIYVDRNRLAEYGLSPGEVANDLEMGLMGDNLGQVRLGAASVDVVARYDAESKGTMASLRDLALPYMGAQSLGSVADVRVEGGRNSQDHEGGKRVLAVSANYQGTDVVGAVDRAKAAIESQRLPLGVILSFEGNYKSQKESSRQLALIFISGIFMIFGVLYSAFTSVPIALLVMTNIPTVLIGGMIGVWLTGGSVSLAHLVGFISLAGIVSRNGIMLIGRSLALVQKESLPFTPDTIVKATLDRVTPVLMTSLVTALALIPLLISGSEPGKEMLHPLAVVIFGGLASSTIISLFLTPALFYRFGKKAAERAATEETSSGF; from the coding sequence ATGTTCAATAAAATCATTTCTTGGTCACTTGGACACAAATTTGCGGTGTTGGTTCTCGCGGGACTCATGGCCGCGACGGGTTTGTGGAGCATCGCCACGATGAAGGTGGATATTCTGCCTGATATCAATAAACCGACCGTGGCGGTGTTTGCGGAAAGTCCCGGAATGGCGGCCGAAGACGTAGAACGCCTTATCTTAAACCCGCTCGAATCGGCCCTTGCCGGGGCTCCCGGCGTGGAACGGATGCGCAGTAACGCGTCTTTCGCGCAAGCAACCGTTAATCTGGAATTCGCGTGGGGCAGCGATACGCTACGCAACAGGCAAGTGGTGCAAGAACGTCTGAATCAGGCGATACTGCCCGAAGGAGTAAAGCCGGTGCTCGGTCCGTCTACTTCGCTTCTCGGAGAAATTATCTGGGTTGGCATAAATGCCCCCGACAACAACATAACCCCGATGGAGCTTCGAACATTGGCGGACTGGACCATCCGTCCGGTCCTACTCAAAACTCCCGGAGTCGCAAGTGTTTTGGTTATGGGCGGGGATGTGCGCGAATGGCAGATCAATCTCAATGCCGAGCGCCTTCGACGCTACGAATTAATGTTCGACGATGTCCGTAGGAATATCGTCAACGCGCTGACAAATAAAAGTGGCGGCCTTATCACAGAAGATGCAAAGGAATATTCAATCCGCATTTTGACCGCGCCGGAAAACGCTGCGGATCTGGCAGATATATCTATCGGCCGCAACATGATGGATGGGCGTCCTATACGCCTTGGCGATATCGCATCCGTCGTTGAGGGAGCAAGCCCCATCCGTGGCAGCGGAGCTATTGATGGCAGGGCGGGAGTCATCTTGAGGGTCATCCGGCAGCCGGACGCCCAGACGCTTGCGGTCACTGATGCGATAGACAAGGCATTTACCTCGCTAGCGCCGAGTCTCCCCGAAGGAATCAAATTACATCCGAATCTCTTCAGACAGGAGAACTTTATTCGCGCGGGACTGCGCAATGTGGAGGGGGCTCTTAGAGACGGCACGATATTCGTCATCCTGGTGCTCATCATCTTTCTTATGAATGTGCGGATGACCCTAATCACGCTTACGGCCATACCGCTTTCTATCCTTGCGACCGCGATTGTATTCAAGGCGTTCGGGTTCTCGGTGAACGTCATGACCTTGGGCGGCGTCGCGGTTGCGGTTGGCGAGTTGGTAGACGATGCCATTGTTGACGTGGAAAACATTTTCCGCCGTCTGCGTCTGTGGATGCACGGCGGCAAGAAAGAAAGCCGGGAACAGGTGGTATTACATGCTTCGCAAGAAGTCCGTAACTCCATCGTGTACGCGACCATTCTGGTCGCGGTGGTATTCCTGCCGATATTCTTCATGCCCGGCATCGAAGGCCGGCTTCTTATTGCGCTCGGGTCCGCATATCTGGTATCGCTTTTTGCGTCGATGATGGTGTCGCTTACGGTAACGCCGGTTCTCTCCGCGCTCCTGCTTAATGACGGGTCCCTATACAGACACAAGCAGGAAACAAGAGTCGTACAAAAAATAAAGGAATGCATTGCTCCGTGGATACATTGGTGTATCCGTAACATAAAAATCTTGGTCACCGCTACCATCGCGGCGCTCGTTCTTACGGCGGGAATGTATTTCTTTGCGGGCAAAGAAGGAATTCCCCCGTTCAATGAGGGGTCTATGGTGGCGATGGTCTTTTTGCCGCCGGGAACGGCGCTCTCCACCACTAACGCCTACATGGTAAAGCTTGAACATGCGCTTCTGCAGGTAAAGGGTGTACGACAAGTAAGCAACATCGCCGGACGTGCTCCGGCCGATCCCCATGGAGGGAGCGCAAATTCCAGCGAAATGCAGATTGCGCTTGAGGCGGGATACGAACATGAGCGCGAGCTGATGATGCGAGAAATACAAACGGTGCTGGACCGTTTCGGCAACGCGGACTTCAGCCTGGGACAGCCGATCACGCATAGGGTTGAAATGATCCTTTCGGGCGTACGCGCGCCCATTGTTGTGAAAATCTTCGGGGACGATCCGGCCGCTATGGAACGCGCCGGCAAACTGGTTGTTGCCGAACTGGGAAAACAGCCGGGCATCGCGAATGCCCGCATACAGCAAAATACCGTCGTTCCCGAATTCCGCATCTATGTCGACCGGAATCGCCTTGCCGAATACGGATTGTCTCCGGGCGAGGTTGCTAATGATCTGGAGATGGGCCTTATGGGAGACAATCTCGGACAAGTCCGTCTTGGTGCGGCTTCGGTAGACGTTGTTGCGCGGTATGACGCGGAATCAAAAGGCACGATGGCTTCTTTGCGAGACCTCGCCTTGCCGTATATGGGCGCCCAATCTTTGGGCAGCGTCGCCGATGTTCGGGTAGAGGGCGGACGCAACAGCCAGGATCATGAAGGCGGAAAGCGGGTGCTTGCGGTCTCGGCAAACTACCAAGGAACCGATGTGGTCGGCGCGGTGGACCGGGCAAAAGCCGCAATCGAATCGCAAAGACTTCCCCTTGGCGTAATACTTTCCTTCGAAGGAAACTATAAGAGCCAAAAAGAAAGCTCGCGGCAGCTGGCATTGATATTCATCTCCGGTATATTCATGATCTTTGGAGTTTTGTACAGCGCCTTTACGTCCGTGCCGATTGCACTGCTCGTCATGACCAACATTCCCACGGTGCTTATCGGCGGGATGATCGGCGTTTGGCTTACGGGTGGGTCGGTGAGCTTGGCGCATCTTGTCGGGTTCATTTCGCTTGCAGGCATTGTTTCCCGGAACGGCATCATGCTTATCGGGCGGAGCCTCGCGCTGGTGCAAAAAGAGAGTTTACCGTTCACACCGGATACCATAGTTAAGGCAACGCTTGACCGCGTAACTCCGGTGCTGATGACCTCCCTGGTAACGGCGCTCGCGCTGATCCCCTTGCTTATCTCCGGCTCCGAGCCGGGCAAAGAGATGCTACATCCGCTGGCGGTCGTGATATTCGGAGGGCTTGCTTCCTCCACAATTATTTCGCTGTTCCTGACGCCCGCATTATTTTACCGCTTTGGTAAAAAGGCGGCGGAACGGGCAGCAACGGAGGAAACATCGTCAGGATTCTAA